A stretch of the bacterium genome encodes the following:
- a CDS encoding PBECR2 nuclease fold domain-containing protein: MPEKNIFSVVDYRGKTVVFTKKKWQEKQSDHPELHKKAFINCLKRTIEDPEEVWQDYQDKKNKRCYYRKYSSSSYAKVVVWIRHSPCSVVTAYEISDIKESRYSDLKKIL; encoded by the coding sequence ATGCCAGAAAAGAATATATTTAGCGTAGTTGATTATAGAGGTAAGACGGTTGTTTTTACTAAGAAAAAATGGCAGGAAAAACAGTCCGATCATCCCGAATTACACAAAAAAGCTTTCATAAATTGTTTAAAAAGGACCATAGAAGATCCAGAGGAAGTTTGGCAGGATTACCAAGACAAGAAAAACAAAAGGTGCTATTATAGGAAATATTCAAGTTCTAGCTATGCTAAAGTTGTTGTTTGGATCAGACACAGTCCATGTAGTGTCGTAACCGCTTATGAGATTAGCGATATTAAGGAGAGTAGATATTCAGATTTAAAGAAAATATTATAA
- a CDS encoding ABC transporter permease — protein sequence MKLHRINALLIRHLYLYQRSVPRLMDIFFWPIIELLLWGFLSLYLEKMSFGGLNVVTILLGAIIFWDLMSQSQRAISTTFLEEVWERNLLNIFVSPLRLSEFLISSVLIAVVRIVIVGAVMAGLAWGLYQFNLLYFGFYLIPFILNLLIFGWTLGFFTTGIILRFGSAAQVLAFGLVFLLQPFSAVFYPVSVLPPSLQYVAQILPSAHVFEGMRAVIATGTLPVNNLLWAFGTNIFYLALVLWFFSRMFARVKEKGMLMKLD from the coding sequence ATGAAACTTCACCGAATCAACGCTTTATTAATCCGTCACTTGTATTTATACCAGCGCAGTGTGCCAAGGCTGATGGATATTTTCTTTTGGCCGATTATAGAACTTTTACTGTGGGGTTTTTTGAGCTTATATTTAGAAAAAATGAGCTTTGGTGGGCTCAATGTGGTAACTATACTTTTAGGCGCTATAATTTTCTGGGATTTAATGAGCCAGTCACAGCGTGCTATTTCTACTACGTTTTTAGAAGAAGTTTGGGAGAGAAATCTATTAAATATTTTTGTCTCACCCTTGCGCTTAAGCGAGTTTCTAATTTCCAGTGTTTTAATTGCTGTAGTAAGAATAGTTATTGTGGGCGCAGTTATGGCTGGCTTAGCTTGGGGGTTGTATCAGTTTAATTTACTATATTTTGGGTTCTACTTAATTCCATTTATATTAAATCTTTTAATTTTTGGCTGGACCTTAGGCTTTTTTACCACAGGCATAATTTTGCGCTTTGGCAGTGCCGCTCAAGTTTTGGCTTTTGGTTTGGTATTTTTATTACAACCCTTTAGCGCGGTGTTTTACCCAGTTTCGGTTTTACCGCCAAGTTTGCAATACGTGGCTCAAATTTTACCTTCGGCACACGTTTTTGAAGGTATGCGCGCCGTAATTGCTACCGGAACCTTGCCGGTTAATAATTTACTTTGGGCTTTCGGCACGAATATTTTTTACTTGGCTTTAGTGCTTTGGTTTTTCTCTAGAATGTTTGCGAGAGTAAAAGAGAAGGGGATGTTGATGAAGTTGGATTAG
- a CDS encoding AAA family ATPase — MAKNMRITKLIIKNYRSFDSVGQKILFPAFHSALVGKNNSGKTNIFNALNLVLGNKNPAYLRFEKDDYFDSNKPIEIQAMISDITATDKSHIFSIPNLTKQQQGALNSKVSDGTADITFLLRKNYEYLPLDDSDEESESSQDTFEIKLWGFNVFRKKEDVRKSVIKMLMVPAIRDYQDELSASKWTAYGQLMKEVLENSPHYSNIKTDLSNLNIKIQQVFETEKTKLLEGAQIVSYVDDINFQLTKDDSPSELLRNLEIFITEGSKKFNIEYVGTGTQNAIIIGILELALKNKSSKIKLFCIEEPEAFIHPHGIRYLGSLIKNISKDQNTQILVSTHSLSLTANFAPNEIIRVDKTYGKTVIKQDVSIGNTHFRRFIHQDNAEIFFSDRVLFIEGPTEKHLFGNLDKLTKLNPADPNGINCNFDRINLGVIRLDSINSIVNYIKIAEAFSIPYSAIVDRDFIDDPSKQNKCKELCSEVGASYQTSDKVKLISDLKAKNIVVNSKGEIEDIFSDQEITSITGKQIADIQAIKSRHTKTSKAFKEIFGVGKAEYAIVIADFYSQNTQTHPLDDIIRKIYNNNILNINI; from the coding sequence TTGGCAAAAAATATGAGGATTACTAAGCTTATCATAAAAAATTATCGGAGTTTTGACTCCGTGGGGCAGAAAATTTTGTTCCCTGCTTTCCACTCTGCCCTTGTAGGCAAGAATAACTCAGGAAAAACAAACATCTTTAATGCGCTAAATTTAGTTTTGGGTAACAAAAATCCAGCTTATTTAAGATTTGAAAAAGATGATTATTTTGATTCTAATAAGCCAATAGAAATACAAGCCATGATTTCAGATATTACTGCAACAGACAAGAGTCATATCTTTTCCATTCCAAACCTTACCAAACAACAGCAAGGTGCTTTAAATAGCAAAGTCAGTGACGGTACAGCGGATATTACTTTTCTACTCAGAAAGAACTATGAATATCTTCCTCTGGATGATTCGGATGAAGAATCAGAAAGTAGTCAGGATACTTTTGAAATAAAACTTTGGGGATTTAATGTTTTTAGAAAGAAAGAAGATGTTAGAAAATCAGTAATAAAAATGTTAATGGTTCCCGCAATAAGAGATTATCAAGATGAGCTTTCAGCTTCCAAGTGGACGGCATATGGTCAATTAATGAAGGAGGTTTTGGAAAACTCACCCCATTACTCCAATATAAAAACTGATCTTTCAAATCTAAATATAAAAATTCAGCAGGTTTTTGAAACAGAAAAAACAAAATTACTCGAAGGAGCACAAATAGTATCATACGTTGACGATATAAATTTTCAATTAACAAAAGATGATAGTCCGTCGGAACTATTGAGAAATCTGGAAATATTTATAACAGAAGGGTCAAAAAAGTTTAATATCGAATATGTTGGAACAGGCACGCAGAATGCAATAATTATTGGAATTTTAGAGTTAGCATTAAAAAATAAGAGTTCAAAGATTAAACTTTTCTGCATTGAAGAACCAGAAGCTTTCATACATCCTCACGGAATCAGATATTTGGGTTCGCTGATAAAAAATATATCAAAAGACCAAAATACTCAGATTTTAGTATCCACACATTCCTTGTCCCTGACGGCTAATTTTGCTCCAAATGAAATTATTAGGGTAGATAAAACATATGGAAAAACTGTCATCAAGCAAGATGTATCAATAGGCAACACTCATTTTAGAAGATTTATTCATCAGGATAATGCTGAAATATTTTTTAGCGACAGAGTTCTCTTTATTGAAGGACCAACAGAAAAACACTTGTTTGGAAATCTTGATAAGCTGACAAAGTTAAATCCAGCCGACCCAAATGGTATAAATTGCAATTTTGATCGAATTAATCTTGGTGTAATCAGGCTTGATTCTATCAATTCCATTGTGAATTACATAAAAATTGCGGAGGCTTTTAGCATTCCTTATTCAGCCATAGTAGATAGAGATTTTATTGATGATCCGAGCAAACAAAATAAATGTAAGGAATTATGCTCAGAGGTGGGGGCAAGCTATCAGACGTCAGATAAAGTAAAATTAATCAGTGATTTGAAAGCAAAAAATATTGTCGTAAATAGCAAAGGAGAAATTGAGGATATATTTTCTGATCAAGAAATTACAAGTATCACAGGCAAACAAATTGCAGATATTCAAGCAATAAAATCTAGACACACCAAAACTAGTAAAGCTTTCAAGGAAATTTTTGGGGTTGGAAAAGCTGAATATGCAATTGTTATAGCTGATTTTTATTCTCAAAATACTCAAACACACCCGCTTGATGATATTATTAGAAAAATTTACAATAATAATATACTAAATATAAATATTTAA
- a CDS encoding FlgD immunoglobulin-like domain containing protein: protein MKKCFMILSAILIGLISSPPAQAKLILPSDLVITTTEMAGTGFSIDQKVEGDILTLTFDIVDKADIRNFGFGLKFDPNEYKLEQVESGFIISSDNPDNVSIGSLFTLKDVPKTTVITLRKKGDKWGTITPQELNVFTSGKRILAFEPAPSFVPKASAMPKALTLGNYPNPFNPETEIRYSLPADGLVELKIYNMVGQVVRTLVSGHMPAGEHVIKWNATDNSGQPIAGGIYFYKLTSGAQTAVRRMLLLK, encoded by the coding sequence ATGAAGAAGTGTTTTATGATTCTCTCCGCGATACTGATCGGACTGATCAGCTCGCCACCCGCACAAGCCAAGCTGATCCTGCCAAGCGATCTGGTCATCACCACCACAGAGATGGCCGGCACCGGGTTCTCCATCGACCAGAAGGTTGAGGGCGATATCCTCACACTCACCTTTGATATCGTGGACAAGGCCGACATCAGAAATTTCGGCTTCGGTCTGAAGTTCGACCCCAACGAATACAAGCTGGAACAAGTTGAGTCGGGCTTCATCATCAGTTCAGATAATCCCGACAACGTGTCTATCGGTAGTCTGTTCACGTTAAAGGACGTACCCAAAACCACCGTGATCACCTTGAGAAAAAAGGGAGACAAATGGGGTACCATCACTCCTCAAGAACTCAATGTGTTCACTAGTGGGAAACGAATACTCGCCTTCGAACCGGCGCCGTCCTTCGTACCGAAAGCATCGGCAATGCCGAAAGCGTTGACTCTGGGCAACTACCCCAACCCCTTCAACCCCGAGACCGAGATACGGTATAGTTTGCCCGCCGACGGTCTTGTCGAGTTGAAGATCTACAACATGGTCGGCCAGGTGGTACGCACATTGGTGAGCGGACACATGCCCGCCGGCGAACACGTCATCAAGTGGAACGCTACCGACAATAGTGGCCAACCGATCGCCGGAGGCATCTACTTCTACAAGCTTACCTCGGGCGCCCAAACGGCCGTCCGTAGAATGCTTCTGCTGAAATAG
- the typA gene encoding translational GTPase TypA — protein MLDNSKIRNIAIIAHIDHGKTTLVDFLLKQAHTFRDNAEEMSQDLIMDSGELERERGITIMAKNAAIIYKDYKINIIDTPGHADFGGEVERTLNMADGCLLLVDAQEGPMPQTRVVLQKALQLDLKPIVVINKIDKANRRIAEVLEEINSLFLELAHHENQLEFPVIYAVGRNGQAFEHMPENPDTENNATLEPLFEKIISYIPAPKGKKEEPFQMLVTSLDSDSYKGAYAIGRVTRGTIKAKTSVVIIDSKKENSRGRIENIFAWKGLKKEEIEEAVAGDIVAITGLAGIGINSTICDPAKPEALPQIAIEEPTLKILVGPNTSPFVGQDGNLLTGRQIQERLEKELETNVSMKMEVSGGKFLLSGRGELHLSILLETLRREGFEMEVSKPQVITKTENGSVMEPWEEVLIDTPEKNRGVILAELAKRKAELADTFPHASDVRFVYNMPTRALLGLRSSLITLTRGLFVLNSRFIDFKKQGEAPAKIRKGVLIAHEAGKAVAFGLEVAQGRGLTFIEPGTPVYVGMIVGENSKEHDIDINVCKGKQLTNMRSKGSDGMIQLAPATILNLEQSLDFLEDDELLEITPKNLRLRKKYLSKNEREKNKQ, from the coding sequence ATGCTAGATAACTCCAAAATAAGGAACATCGCCATAATCGCACACATCGACCACGGCAAAACCACCTTGGTTGATTTTTTGCTTAAACAAGCTCATACCTTTAGAGATAATGCCGAAGAAATGAGCCAAGATTTAATAATGGATTCGGGCGAACTGGAACGCGAAAGAGGTATTACCATTATGGCTAAAAACGCCGCCATAATTTATAAAGACTACAAAATAAATATAATAGACACGCCAGGACACGCCGACTTTGGCGGCGAAGTAGAACGCACCTTAAATATGGCCGATGGCTGTCTTTTGTTGGTGGATGCTCAAGAAGGCCCCATGCCTCAAACCCGCGTGGTTTTGCAAAAAGCTTTACAACTAGATTTAAAACCAATAGTGGTTATAAACAAAATAGATAAAGCCAATCGCCGAATTGCCGAAGTATTAGAAGAAATAAATTCTTTATTTTTAGAACTGGCTCACCACGAAAACCAATTAGAATTTCCGGTTATATACGCCGTTGGTCGCAACGGCCAAGCTTTTGAGCATATGCCCGAAAACCCAGATACCGAAAACAACGCAACATTGGAACCTCTTTTCGAAAAAATAATTTCGTATATACCCGCGCCCAAAGGCAAAAAAGAAGAGCCTTTCCAAATGCTAGTAACATCTTTGGATTCCGACAGTTACAAAGGTGCTTACGCTATAGGCCGCGTCACACGCGGCACAATTAAAGCCAAAACATCGGTTGTTATTATTGATTCTAAAAAAGAAAATTCTAGAGGCCGTATAGAAAATATTTTTGCGTGGAAGGGTCTAAAGAAAGAAGAAATTGAAGAAGCAGTTGCTGGCGATATTGTGGCTATAACAGGGCTTGCTGGTATTGGAATCAACTCCACAATTTGCGATCCGGCCAAACCAGAGGCATTGCCTCAAATAGCCATAGAAGAACCTACGCTTAAAATTTTAGTTGGTCCCAATACTTCCCCTTTTGTAGGCCAAGATGGAAACTTATTAACCGGCCGCCAAATCCAAGAAAGATTAGAAAAAGAGTTAGAAACAAACGTAAGTATGAAAATGGAAGTTAGCGGTGGAAAGTTTTTGCTGTCCGGCCGAGGCGAATTACATCTTTCTATTCTTTTAGAAACATTACGCCGAGAAGGTTTTGAAATGGAAGTTTCTAAGCCACAAGTTATTACTAAAACAGAAAATGGTTCTGTTATGGAACCGTGGGAAGAAGTTTTAATAGATACGCCCGAAAAAAACCGTGGTGTTATTTTAGCCGAACTCGCCAAAAGAAAAGCCGAATTAGCCGACACCTTCCCCCATGCCAGCGACGTTAGGTTTGTTTACAATATGCCGACACGAGCCTTGCTTGGTTTGCGTAGCTCGCTGATAACTTTAACTCGAGGATTATTTGTTTTAAATTCTCGTTTTATAGATTTTAAAAAGCAAGGCGAAGCTCCAGCCAAAATAAGGAAGGGAGTTTTAATTGCGCACGAAGCCGGCAAAGCCGTAGCTTTTGGTTTAGAAGTTGCCCAAGGCCGAGGCCTAACTTTTATTGAACCTGGCACGCCTGTTTACGTTGGTATGATTGTGGGTGAAAATAGTAAAGAGCACGATATAGACATTAATGTTTGCAAAGGCAAGCAATTAACCAATATGCGCTCTAAAGGTAGCGATGGCATGATTCAATTGGCTCCCGCCACAATTTTAAACTTAGAACAATCTTTAGACTTTTTAGAAGACGATGAACTTTTAGAAATCACACCCAAAAATCTGCGACTTCGCAAAAAATATTTAAGCAAAAATGAAAGGGAGAAAAATAAACAATAA
- a CDS encoding ABC transporter ATP-binding protein → MILEIKNLVKKFNGVTAVDNLSFGVAEGTITGLLGPNGAGKTTTIQMILDLVTPTSGAIEIFGLDMKHSREKILNQINFSSPYVNLPGNLKVWENLATFARLYGVKNIKAKIDELADFFGIREFLGKMTSQLSTGQLTRLNLTKALLNDPKLLLLDEPTASLDPDIADRTRQLLCKIKKEKGLTILYTSHNMMEVEEICDRVIFIQKGKLKDDGTPDELVKKYGHKDLNDLFIAIARENLDDSK, encoded by the coding sequence ATGATATTAGAAATAAAAAACTTAGTTAAAAAATTCAACGGGGTAACAGCCGTTGATAATTTATCTTTTGGTGTGGCAGAGGGAACTATAACTGGTTTACTGGGGCCAAATGGTGCGGGTAAAACCACCACCATACAAATGATTTTGGATTTAGTTACACCGACGAGCGGCGCTATAGAAATATTTGGTTTAGATATGAAACATAGCCGCGAGAAAATATTAAACCAAATAAATTTTTCTTCGCCCTATGTTAATTTACCGGGCAATTTAAAAGTTTGGGAGAACTTGGCTACATTTGCACGCTTGTATGGAGTTAAAAATATCAAAGCTAAAATAGACGAATTAGCTGATTTTTTTGGTATTCGGGAGTTTTTAGGCAAAATGACTTCGCAATTATCAACTGGTCAACTAACTCGGCTTAATTTAACCAAAGCCTTGCTCAACGATCCTAAACTTTTGCTTTTAGATGAGCCTACCGCTTCGCTTGATCCTGATATTGCCGATAGAACTCGCCAGCTTCTGTGTAAAATTAAAAAAGAGAAAGGGCTTACTATTTTATACACTTCGCATAATATGATGGAGGTAGAAGAAATTTGCGACCGTGTAATATTTATTCAAAAAGGGAAATTAAAAGACGATGGCACGCCGGATGAATTGGTTAAAAAATATGGACACAAGGATTTAAATGATCTTTTTATTGCGATAGCGAGGGAAAATCTAGATGATAGTAAGTAG
- a CDS encoding type II toxin-antitoxin system mRNA interferase toxin, RelE/StbE family, with protein sequence MEIEYSSNFKRAYRKLVWRVQKKAEQKEVLFRQNPFFPLLKTHKLHGRLKEFYSFSIDAKYRIVFKLVAAHKAVFLDVGDHDVYR encoded by the coding sequence ATGGAGATTGAATACTCCTCTAATTTTAAAAGAGCCTATCGCAAGTTGGTCTGGCGTGTTCAAAAGAAGGCCGAACAAAAGGAAGTTTTATTTCGTCAAAATCCTTTCTTTCCGTTGTTAAAAACTCACAAGTTACACGGCCGATTAAAAGAATTTTATTCGTTTTCAATAGACGCAAAATACAGGATTGTTTTTAAGCTGGTTGCCGCTCATAAAGCGGTCTTTTTGGATGTAGGCGATCATGATGTGTATAGGTAA
- a CDS encoding peptidylprolyl isomerase: protein MKIFTIVLIGMAVLFGGYKLIFTKKSEEVKNIETKPMEQNSEKINVVFVTSKGNIKLELDSTVAPKTVANFVKLSKDEFYNGTKFHRVISDFMVQGGDPLSKSNDPRVGSGGPGYQFEDEINPKSIGVSDATIRQLESAGYKYNYNLKSLPVDVGSIAMANSGPNTNGSQFFIVTYKAQTHLNGKHTVFGKIVDNASMAVVRKITQGDVIQSVIVSQ from the coding sequence ATGAAAATATTCACAATAGTTTTAATAGGCATGGCTGTGCTTTTTGGGGGATATAAATTAATATTTACCAAAAAAAGCGAAGAAGTTAAAAACATAGAAACAAAACCAATGGAACAAAATTCAGAAAAAATAAATGTTGTTTTTGTTACATCAAAAGGTAATATAAAACTAGAATTAGATTCTACTGTTGCGCCAAAAACTGTAGCTAATTTTGTTAAGCTATCTAAAGATGAATTTTATAATGGCACAAAGTTTCATCGCGTTATTTCTGATTTTATGGTTCAAGGCGGGGATCCACTTTCCAAGTCGAATGATCCCCGAGTAGGTTCTGGTGGGCCGGGTTATCAATTTGAAGATGAAATTAACCCCAAATCAATTGGAGTTAGTGATGCTACGATTCGTCAACTAGAGTCGGCTGGATATAAATACAATTATAATCTCAAGTCTTTACCAGTTGACGTAGGCTCTATCGCTATGGCCAACTCTGGCCCCAACACCAACGGTAGCCAGTTTTTTATCGTTACATACAAAGCTCAAACTCACTTAAACGGTAAGCACACTGTTTTTGGTAAAATAGTAGATAACGCCAGTATGGCGGTTGTCAGAAAAATAACTCAAGGGGATGTTATCCAATCGGTAATCGTATCTCAATAA
- a CDS encoding RNA-binding protein, translating into MSKKLYIGGLPYSTTQDGLKDAFSQAGEVESATIITDKMTGRSRGFGFVEMVNDEDAEKAIEMWNGKDFEGRKLTVNEARPMGDRPPRRTGGGFSRGGNSGGGRGGFGGGRRDEY; encoded by the coding sequence ATGTCAAAGAAATTATATATTGGTGGTTTGCCTTACAGCACCACTCAAGACGGTTTGAAAGATGCTTTTTCACAGGCTGGCGAAGTTGAGTCGGCTACCATAATAACCGACAAGATGACTGGCCGCTCACGAGGCTTTGGTTTCGTGGAAATGGTTAACGACGAAGACGCCGAGAAAGCCATTGAAATGTGGAACGGTAAAGATTTCGAAGGCCGTAAACTGACTGTAAACGAAGCCCGCCCTATGGGTGATAGGCCTCCTCGCAGAACCGGTGGCGGATTTAGCCGCGGCGGTAATAGCGGCGGCGGCCGAGGCGGTTTCGGTGGCGGTCGCAGAGACGAATACTAA
- a CDS encoding AI-2E family transporter — protein sequence MSNDKQTQIYFFVAIFLAVLGLNLAILLPYVGAVVIALTLATIFSPVYRKINNLLNNRESLASLVTVFLVLLIIIIPIAFLGTLVVKESSVVYLIFKDGSGEAYVNNLNRIINSKLQLISPDVSFNVKLAFEKIMDFFVRNLAGVFSGISGAVFSLFLSLMALYYLFKDGGKFKKVITSLSPLNDEYDDEIFNKLAQTVSSVVKGSLLVALLQGVLSGLGFLFFGIPNPAIWGAIAIISALIPMVGTALVLIPAVVYLFSMGSAGAAFGLLLWGLVIVGGIDNLLRPKLFERGINIHPFFILISVLGGLEFFGAIGFLLGPLLLSLMFSLLDIYKKEFKSDVEQVS from the coding sequence ATGTCAAATGATAAACAAACTCAAATTTACTTCTTTGTCGCTATTTTTTTAGCGGTGCTGGGCCTTAATTTGGCCATACTCCTTCCTTATGTCGGTGCGGTGGTTATTGCTTTAACATTGGCCACGATATTTAGCCCTGTTTATAGAAAAATAAATAACCTTTTAAATAACAGAGAATCTTTGGCTTCTCTGGTTACAGTTTTTTTAGTGCTTTTAATTATAATTATACCCATAGCTTTTTTGGGCACATTAGTGGTTAAAGAATCTAGCGTTGTTTATTTAATTTTTAAAGATGGCAGTGGTGAAGCTTATGTTAATAATTTAAATCGAATTATTAATTCTAAGCTCCAGCTTATTTCGCCCGATGTTTCTTTTAACGTAAAATTGGCTTTTGAGAAAATAATGGATTTTTTTGTACGTAATTTAGCTGGAGTTTTTTCTGGTATTTCGGGCGCTGTTTTTTCTTTGTTTTTATCTTTAATGGCTCTTTATTATTTATTTAAAGATGGCGGTAAATTTAAAAAAGTTATTACAAGCTTAAGCCCACTTAACGATGAATACGATGATGAAATTTTTAATAAACTGGCTCAAACTGTAAGCTCGGTGGTCAAAGGTTCGCTCTTGGTGGCTTTGTTGCAGGGCGTTCTTTCTGGTTTAGGTTTTTTGTTTTTTGGAATACCCAACCCGGCCATTTGGGGAGCTATCGCCATAATCTCGGCCCTTATTCCTATGGTGGGTACGGCTTTGGTTTTAATTCCTGCCGTAGTTTATTTATTTAGTATGGGGTCGGCTGGCGCGGCTTTCGGTTTGTTGTTGTGGGGTTTAGTTATTGTGGGTGGCATAGATAATCTTTTACGGCCCAAGCTTTTTGAGCGAGGCATTAATATTCATCCATTTTTTATTTTGATTTCCGTTTTAGGCGGCTTAGAATTTTTTGGCGCTATTGGTTTTTTATTAGGCCCATTATTGCTTTCTTTAATGTTTTCGCTTTTAGATATATATAAAAAAGAATTTAAGAGCGATGTTGAACAAGTTTCCTAA
- a CDS encoding helix-turn-helix transcriptional regulator, whose translation MHNKIELLEKFGKKIREERFKRGFSQEELAIRTGVHRTYIGMIERGEKNITLINIKKIAKAFDLTIDKLLTNL comes from the coding sequence ATGCACAATAAAATTGAACTACTAGAAAAATTTGGCAAAAAGATTAGGGAAGAAAGATTTAAAAGAGGTTTTTCACAGGAAGAACTTGCTATTAGAACAGGTGTTCACCGCACTTATATTGGTATGATAGAAAGAGGGGAGAAAAATATCACCCTAATCAATATAAAAAAAATTGCAAAAGCTTTTGATTTGACAATTGATAAACTTTTAACTAATTTATAA
- a CDS encoding N-6 DNA methylase has protein sequence MNQIILKTIKKQINYQDQLSYKFKKNNGVFFTNEINIIDSILDIIEFKDGIINKKILEPAVGSGIFLLRMLERIYQCCPDKEKIRYFIENGLYFIDIDPEMIKRTKENISDLYDSFFGEKYKGKFNAFIYDFTEKVKNDLTLFEFNKTKNKDLELILESMDYVIGNPPYVTLYGRRDQKRDEMQRVNYLSQYRQFPKSLKNGKINYVMLFLEHSLDYLKRNGKLAFIIDISFFETAYKYTRKYLLENTKINTIENNISSFDGVASGQLIIKIENKFDKKNVVKVRNFFTEELQEINQTAWLNENDEYKFRLNFSNIAQNILDKINKKSSRTLKDQFPKKELRTCTMLLDMENKFVSVEQNNERGYKNYKYYQGSKALYDKYCILFSDKYFYYDKKLQDKINDDLKEELIKKGIKNKKRIGLGDFLVYDNPKIFIRQSAKEIICTYDKNPSSANNSLYVFSLKKGDKKTKDYLNFLCGYLNSMIATFYAQKMEIIRYRKGKQPQIKISDLYSMPIPDDIKLQEKICNIVERVYRDYTDKEELENKLNLLIYEFYDLNTEEVVFVKNSISDFLKS, from the coding sequence ATGAATCAAATAATTTTAAAAACAATAAAAAAACAAATAAATTATCAAGATCAGTTATCTTACAAATTTAAAAAGAATAATGGGGTCTTTTTTACTAATGAAATAAATATTATTGATTCTATTCTTGATATTATTGAATTTAAAGATGGAATTATAAACAAAAAAATATTAGAGCCAGCAGTTGGTAGTGGAATTTTTTTATTAAGAATGCTTGAAAGAATATATCAATGTTGCCCAGATAAAGAAAAAATTCGGTATTTTATTGAGAATGGTTTATATTTCATTGATATCGACCCAGAAATGATAAAAAGGACAAAAGAAAATATATCAGATTTATATGATAGTTTTTTTGGTGAGAAATACAAAGGTAAGTTCAATGCCTTTATATATGATTTTACTGAAAAAGTAAAAAATGATCTTACTTTATTTGAATTTAACAAAACAAAAAATAAAGATCTTGAGCTTATTTTAGAAAGTATGGATTATGTTATTGGCAATCCTCCTTACGTAACGTTATACGGAAGAAGAGATCAAAAGAGGGATGAGATGCAAAGAGTAAATTATTTAAGTCAGTATAGACAATTTCCAAAAAGTTTAAAAAACGGAAAAATTAATTATGTAATGCTTTTTCTCGAACATAGCTTAGATTATCTTAAAAGAAATGGGAAACTTGCTTTTATTATTGATATATCTTTTTTTGAAACAGCCTACAAATACACACGGAAATATCTATTAGAAAATACCAAAATCAATACAATAGAAAACAATATTTCAAGTTTTGATGGTGTTGCAAGTGGGCAGCTAATAATTAAAATAGAAAATAAATTTGATAAAAAAAATGTTGTGAAGGTAAGAAACTTTTTTACCGAAGAACTACAAGAAATTAATCAAACCGCTTGGCTGAATGAAAATGATGAATATAAATTTAGACTTAATTTTTCGAATATTGCCCAAAATATTCTAGATAAAATTAACAAAAAATCATCTAGAACTCTCAAAGATCAATTTCCTAAGAAAGAACTTAGAACATGCACAATGTTGCTGGATATGGAAAATAAATTTGTTAGCGTAGAGCAAAACAATGAAAGAGGTTATAAAAACTATAAATATTATCAAGGATCGAAAGCACTTTATGATAAATATTGTATTCTTTTTTCTGATAAATATTTTTACTACGATAAAAAATTACAAGATAAAATTAATGACGATTTGAAAGAAGAACTTATTAAAAAAGGAATAAAAAATAAAAAAAGAATTGGATTGGGTGATTTTTTGGTATATGATAATCCCAAGATATTTATAAGACAATCAGCTAAGGAAATTATTTGCACTTATGATAAAAACCCGAGTTCCGCCAATAACAGCTTATATGTGTTTTCTTTGAAAAAAGGAGATAAAAAAACAAAAGATTATCTTAATTTTTTGTGTGGTTATTTGAATTCTATGATTGCTACTTTTTATGCACAAAAAATGGAAATTATTCGCTATAGAAAGGGTAAACAGCCTCAGATAAAAATTTCTGATTTATATTCTATGCCAATTCCTGACGATATCAAATTGCAAGAAAAAATTTGCAACATTGTTGAAAGAGTCTACAGAGACTATACAGATAAAGAGGAGCTAGAAAATAAACTTAACCTGTTAATTTATGAGTTTTATGATTTGAACACAGAAGAAGTTGTTTTTGTAAAAAATTCTATTTCAGATTTTTTAAAATCTTAG